From one Bacteroides intestinalis DSM 17393 genomic stretch:
- a CDS encoding RagB/SusD family nutrient uptake outer membrane protein encodes MFTTIGLFSSCVDVLDIAPDGSLTMEEIVADPNKVGALLNSCYNNVPLKGYTSHHFETLLVAASDDGWSSDDGQNTRIAKIYNGVGNASSHPVRDMSGESSSNNGAYWAKSWNQIYLCNQFLEIIDNAAVNSEQERERYRAEARVLRAFFYSELVRWFGKIPVLETTAAFDADFSGLKRLPVHEVVEFIIKDCDAGIACAELPWRVTTKSEAMRTTKALAWAIKSRMSLVAASPLFNEGNDYWEEAYQINAAALKALTENGYELFTTCTDINTYGDGKGAAFRQIVASAADYAVTPRDKETIWQHAKTGTMGSIQHHIWHIGYIGCGMDNTFKCATCPTQELVDAFETLDGQPVLNLNKPYLDERHLQPNYNINNTLYDPNNPYVNRDPRLHETALCNGDQIVWDNGKIWNVDIYEGGRHHISLDPSDRTRSRTGYYHCKTVVPKMSATNQGSLIPWKFFRLAEIYLNLAEAAAESGHMAEAKAAADVVRDRVGMPALPVGLNKDELLLRIKNERRVELAWEEIRYFDLRRWQKTDGDLRETCTWLTGMKITPKEDGTFAYERYNIWTKERGGAQNRDLLLPLPQDEVNRMEAVTGDKWQNPGW; translated from the coding sequence TTGTTTACCACGATTGGATTGTTTTCTTCTTGTGTAGATGTGCTAGATATAGCTCCTGATGGTTCATTGACGATGGAAGAGATTGTGGCAGATCCGAATAAAGTGGGAGCTTTGCTGAACTCTTGTTATAATAATGTTCCACTAAAAGGATATACCAGTCATCACTTTGAAACGTTGCTCGTTGCTGCTAGTGATGATGGATGGAGTTCTGATGATGGGCAGAATACTCGAATAGCCAAAATATATAACGGAGTAGGAAATGCAAGTTCTCATCCGGTACGTGATATGAGTGGCGAATCGTCAAGTAATAATGGGGCTTATTGGGCTAAATCATGGAATCAAATATACTTATGCAATCAATTCTTGGAAATTATTGATAATGCAGCTGTTAATAGTGAACAAGAACGCGAACGTTATAGAGCAGAAGCACGTGTGTTGCGCGCTTTCTTCTATTCAGAACTAGTTCGTTGGTTTGGAAAGATTCCGGTATTGGAAACTACTGCTGCTTTTGATGCAGACTTTTCTGGCTTAAAACGTTTACCCGTTCATGAGGTAGTTGAATTTATCATAAAGGATTGTGATGCAGGCATTGCTTGCGCTGAGTTGCCGTGGAGAGTAACTACCAAATCTGAAGCAATGCGCACTACTAAAGCTTTGGCTTGGGCTATTAAATCGCGTATGAGTCTGGTAGCGGCAAGTCCTCTTTTCAATGAAGGAAATGATTATTGGGAAGAAGCATACCAAATAAATGCAGCAGCTTTAAAGGCGTTGACAGAGAATGGTTATGAACTTTTTACGACATGTACTGATATCAATACATATGGTGATGGAAAAGGAGCGGCATTCAGACAAATCGTAGCTTCTGCTGCCGATTATGCTGTTACACCACGTGATAAAGAAACCATTTGGCAGCATGCTAAAACTGGAACTATGGGATCTATACAGCATCATATCTGGCACATTGGTTATATTGGCTGTGGCATGGATAATACGTTTAAATGTGCAACGTGCCCCACACAGGAACTAGTCGATGCATTTGAAACACTAGATGGACAACCAGTATTGAATTTGAATAAACCTTATTTGGATGAACGACATTTACAACCTAATTATAATATCAACAATACATTATATGATCCTAATAATCCATATGTGAATCGTGATCCGCGTTTACACGAAACAGCTTTGTGTAATGGTGATCAGATTGTTTGGGATAATGGAAAAATATGGAACGTGGATATTTATGAAGGTGGTAGGCATCATATAAGCTTAGACCCAAGTGATCGTACTCGTTCACGTACAGGATATTATCATTGTAAAACGGTGGTTCCTAAAATGAGTGCCACTAATCAGGGAAGTTTGATACCATGGAAGTTTTTCCGTTTAGCTGAAATTTACCTGAATTTAGCCGAAGCTGCGGCTGAGAGTGGACATATGGCTGAAGCAAAAGCTGCGGCTGATGTTGTGCGTGATAGAGTAGGAATGCCAGCTTTACCGGTAGGTTTGAATAAAGATGAACTATTGCTTCGTATAAAGAACGAGCGTCGTGTAGAATTAGCTTGGGAAGAAATACGTTATTTTGATTTGCGTCGGTGGCAGAAAACAGATGGAGATTTACGTGAGACTTGTACATGGCTCACCGGTATGAAGATCACCCCAAAAGAGGATGGAACATTTGCTTATGAGCGTTACAATATTTGGACCAAAGAGCGCGGAGGTGCTCAGAATAGAGATTTGCTACTGCCACTTCCCCAAGATGAGGTAAATCGTATGGAAGCAGTGACCGGAGATAAATGGCAAAATCCCGGATGGTAA